In Sphingomonas crocodyli, a genomic segment contains:
- a CDS encoding pentapeptide repeat-containing protein — translation MDDLFADRAIRDRALTRADLQSLRGAQTLIACDLEEADLARLDLSGWTFEQCNLRRADLSGARLERTTWRSCRGAFVNFVGCDLSEASFFASDINNASMRRTTLEAARFVGCKLTGVDLSDVKAIDLHVEETLLINAKLAGRSFHKAHLKRIDFSQADLRKCDFRLASFEDCSLREAIVDGARFEGADLRGADLGGADLGGIKLGDASRFRGATISREQAAQLLSEVGLKVR, via the coding sequence ATGGATGATCTTTTCGCCGACAGGGCGATCCGCGATCGGGCGCTGACCCGCGCGGACCTCCAATCGCTTCGCGGCGCGCAGACGCTCATCGCCTGCGATCTCGAAGAGGCCGATCTCGCGCGGCTCGACCTGTCGGGCTGGACCTTCGAACAGTGCAACCTGCGCCGCGCCGATCTGTCCGGCGCCCGGCTCGAACGGACGACCTGGCGATCCTGCCGGGGTGCCTTCGTCAATTTCGTCGGCTGCGACCTGTCCGAAGCCTCGTTCTTCGCCAGCGACATCAACAATGCATCGATGCGGCGAACCACGCTGGAGGCGGCGCGCTTCGTCGGCTGCAAGCTCACCGGCGTCGATCTGTCCGACGTGAAAGCCATCGATCTTCATGTCGAGGAAACGTTGCTGATCAACGCCAAGCTTGCCGGGCGCAGCTTTCACAAGGCCCATCTCAAGCGGATCGATTTCTCGCAGGCCGATCTGCGCAAGTGCGACTTCCGCCTCGCATCGTTCGAAGATTGCAGCCTGCGCGAGGCCATCGTCGATGGGGCGCGCTTCGAAGGCGCCGATCTGCGCGGCGCGGATCTGGGCGGCGCGGATCTGGGCGGCATCAAGCTGGGCGACGCGTCGCGCTTTCGCGGCGCCACCATCTCGCGCGAACAGGCCGCGCAGCTCTTGAGCGAGGTCGGGCTGAAAGTCCGCTAA
- a CDS encoding Rrf2 family transcriptional regulator, whose product MRKDSRLSRMLHVLLHMARRDGPMTSETIAQMLGTNAVVVRRTMAGLRDAGYVRSEKGHGGGWVIAADLAKVSLLDVHNAVGGPRIFAIGSENSNPDCAVEQAVNEALDDALREAEALLIARLGKVSLAELARGFDARCEGMIQK is encoded by the coding sequence ATGAGGAAGGACAGCCGCCTTTCCCGAATGCTGCACGTTCTGCTCCACATGGCGCGGCGCGACGGCCCGATGACGTCCGAAACGATCGCGCAGATGCTGGGCACCAATGCGGTGGTGGTGCGGCGGACGATGGCGGGCCTGCGCGACGCGGGTTATGTGCGATCGGAAAAGGGGCATGGCGGCGGCTGGGTGATCGCGGCGGACCTGGCGAAGGTATCGCTGCTCGACGTCCACAATGCCGTGGGCGGCCCGCGCATCTTTGCGATCGGCAGCGAGAATTCCAATCCGGACTGCGCGGTCGAGCAGGCGGTGAACGAAGCGCTGGACGATGCGCTGCGCGAAGCGGAGGCGTTGCTGATCGCGCGGCTGGGCAAGGTCAGCCTGGCCGAACTGGCGCGCGGTTTCGATGCGCGATGCGAGGGGATGATCCAGAAATGA
- a CDS encoding DUF2200 domain-containing protein produces MTKHRIHAMAVASVYPAYVAKAAKKGRSKAEVDTIICWLTGHSEATLQEQLDKRVDFESFFEQAPRMNPARALITGTVCGVRVEAVEEPVMREIRYLDKLIDELAKDRPMEKILRQEPAAPAST; encoded by the coding sequence ATGACGAAGCACCGCATCCATGCGATGGCCGTCGCCAGCGTCTATCCGGCCTATGTCGCCAAGGCCGCGAAGAAGGGGCGCAGCAAGGCGGAGGTCGACACGATCATCTGCTGGCTGACCGGCCACAGCGAAGCGACGTTGCAGGAGCAGTTGGACAAGCGCGTCGATTTCGAAAGCTTCTTCGAACAAGCGCCGCGCATGAACCCGGCCCGCGCGCTGATCACCGGGACGGTCTGCGGCGTGCGTGTCGAGGCGGTCGAGGAGCCGGTGATGCGCGAGATACGCTATCTCGACAAACTGATCGACGAACTCGCCAAGGACCGGCCGATGGAGAAGATCTTGCGCCAAGAACCGGCTGCCCCCGCGTCGACTTAG
- a CDS encoding VOC family protein, with protein MIEGSVPVSFVNVGDRDRATAFYRDVLGLALKSSDDFGSFFDMGGALLRMTPFPHYQAGPHPVLGWNVADISAAVADLRGKGVAFTIYEGMGQDADGVWTSPDGAAKVAWFADSEGNVLSLSEA; from the coding sequence ATGATCGAGGGCAGCGTGCCGGTGAGCTTCGTCAATGTCGGTGATCGCGATCGGGCGACCGCCTTCTATCGCGACGTGTTGGGCCTCGCGCTCAAGAGCAGCGACGATTTCGGATCCTTCTTCGACATGGGCGGCGCGCTGCTGCGCATGACGCCCTTTCCGCACTATCAGGCGGGGCCGCATCCGGTGCTGGGATGGAATGTCGCCGACATAAGCGCGGCGGTTGCCGACCTGCGCGGCAAGGGCGTGGCCTTCACGATCTACGAGGGGATGGGCCAGGACGCCGATGGCGTGTGGACGTCGCCCGATGGCGCGGCGAAGGTGGCGTGGTTCGCCGACAGCGAAGGCAATGTGCTGAGCCTTTCGGAGGCGTGA
- a CDS encoding class I SAM-dependent methyltransferase: MREFENPDHWDTAAQHYERTAHPFTARFAEAALARVPLTPKSRVLDVAAGTGALALAAARTDAQILATDFSPGMVARIAAANLPNVEAQVMDGQALTLPDASFDAVFSIFGVIMFPDWRKGLAEMARVTRPGGYGVIASWQSRGAATFLLLGDIRRKLFPDRPGITMPEAVGAMSDPADLASLLVAAGYRDPQVDRVTHDYDLEVALLDDPDSLFGMSPDWTELNAADKAAVIAEVRQMAGDRPILPIPSTALIGVARR; encoded by the coding sequence ATGCGCGAGTTCGAAAACCCCGATCATTGGGATACCGCCGCCCAGCATTATGAGCGGACCGCCCACCCCTTCACCGCGCGCTTTGCCGAGGCGGCCCTCGCTCGCGTCCCGCTGACGCCGAAAAGCCGCGTCCTCGATGTTGCGGCAGGCACGGGCGCGCTCGCCCTCGCGGCGGCGCGAACCGACGCGCAGATCCTCGCGACCGATTTCTCTCCCGGCATGGTTGCGCGCATCGCCGCCGCCAATCTCCCCAATGTCGAAGCGCAGGTGATGGACGGGCAGGCGCTGACCTTGCCCGATGCAAGCTTCGACGCCGTCTTCTCGATCTTCGGCGTCATCATGTTTCCCGATTGGCGCAAGGGCCTCGCCGAAATGGCGCGCGTCACGCGGCCGGGCGGCTACGGCGTGATCGCGAGCTGGCAGAGCCGCGGCGCTGCGACCTTCCTGCTGCTGGGGGATATCCGCCGCAAACTCTTCCCCGATCGCCCCGGCATAACGATGCCCGAAGCCGTCGGCGCGATGAGCGATCCGGCCGATCTCGCAAGCCTTCTGGTCGCCGCAGGTTATCGCGATCCGCAGGTCGATCGGGTGACGCACGATTATGATCTGGAGGTCGCGCTCCTCGACGATCCCGACAGCCTGTTCGGCATGTCGCCCGACTGGACCGAACTGAACGCCGCCGACAAAGCCGCCGTCATCGCCGAAGTGCGGCAGATGGCGGGCGACCGCCCGATCCTCCCAATCCCCTCCACCGCGCTGATCGGGGTTGCCCGGCGCTAA